Proteins encoded in a region of the Plasmodium falciparum 3D7 genome assembly, chromosome: 1 genome:
- a CDS encoding heat shock protein 40, type II, with protein MATLRKSYVPEILYFSKFFMNACFISLLIITVNCFNYENFVCKDKGIYNEKIVIRYKRCLAEGNKNFFFNKDNGVFGKSSMDYYTLLGVDKGCSEDDLRRAYLKLAMKWHPDKHVNKGSKVEAEEKFKNICEAYSVLSDNEKRVKYDLFGMDALKQSGFNSSNFQGNISINPLEVFTKAYSFYNKYFSKSSGAGNHNIFTHIKNLYPLRNDFSEDESSYNDVEEYEVPLYVTLEDLYNGCTKTLKVTRKRYDGCYLYYEDYFINVDIKQGWNNGTKITFHGEGDQSSPDSYPGDLVLVLQTKKHSKFVRKSRDLYYRHIITLEQSLTGFDFVIKSLDNRDIHIQIDEVVKPDTKKVIKNEGMPYSRDPSIRGNLIVEFDIIYPNTIKKEQKKLIKEIFKESY; from the exons ATGGCAACCTTAAGGAAAAGCTATGTACcagaaattttatatttttccaaaTTTTTTATGAACGCATGTTTTATTTCCCTTTTAATAATTACAGTGAATTGTTTTAATTAT GAAAACTTTGTATGTAAGgataaaggaatatataatgaaaagatAGTGATAAGATATAAACGATGTTTAGCAGAAGgtaataaaaatttcttttttaataaggACAATGGGGTTTTTGGAAAATCATCAATG gATTATTATACTTTATTGGGAGTTGATAAAGGGTGCTCAGAAGACGATTTAAGAAGAGCATATTTAAAGCTAGCCATGAAATGGCATCCTGATAAACATGTTAACAAAGGATCCAAAGTAGAAGCAGAAGAAaagtttaaaaatatttgtgaAGCTTATAGTGTTTTGTCAGATAACGAGAAAAGAGTaaaatatgatttatttGGAATGGATGCTTTAAAACAATCAGGATTTAATAGTTCAAATTTTCAAGGAAATATTTCAATTAATCCGTTAGAAGTATTTACAAAAGCTTAtagtttttataataaatatttttcaaaatctAGTGGTGCTGgaaatcataatatatttactcatattaaaaatttatacccTTTGAGGAATGACTTTTCAGAAG atgaGAGCAGTTATAATGACGTGGAAGAATATGAAGTACCCCTTTACGTTACATTAGAAGATTTATACAACGGGTGCACAAAAACATTAAAAGTAACAAGAAAGAGATATGATGGATGCTACTTGTATTATGAggattattttataaatgtcGATATAAAACAAGGATGGAATAATGGGACGAAGATTACTTTCCATGGGGAAGGTGACCAGAGTTCTCCCGATTCTTATCCTGGTGATTTAGTTTTAGTATTACAAACAAAAAAGCATAGTAAATTTGTAAGAAAGTCTCGAGATTTATATTATAGGCATATAATAACCTTAGAGCAATCATTAACAGGATTTGATTTTGTTATAAAATCATTAGATAATAgagatatacatatacaaatAGATGAGGTGGTAAAACCTGACACAAAGAaggttataaaaaatgaaggaATGCCTTACTCAAGAGATCCAAGTATTAGAGGAAATTTGATTGTTGaatttgatattatatatcctaatacaataaaaaaggagcaaaaaaaattgataaaaGAGATATTTAAAGAgagttattaa